The following coding sequences are from one Halorubrum sp. BOL3-1 window:
- a CDS encoding TGS domain-containing protein, which translates to MPSRGRLRCPLLYHRLSRVRERVDGKKEVFRDCSTLPEGATTEDFTFHIHSDIGERLFHRTDCRSGQQVGKGNELTHRDVIELILTKQVAP; encoded by the coding sequence GTGCCCTCAAGAGGCCGTCTTCGATGTCCTCTGCTGTATCACCGTCTTTCCCGGGTCCGCGAACGGGTCGACGGAAAAAAGGAGGTCTTCCGCGACTGTTCCACCCTGCCCGAGGGAGCGACGACCGAGGACTTCACGTTCCACATCCACTCGGACATCGGTGAGAGGCTCTTTCACCGCACCGACTGCCGGAGCGGTCAGCAGGTCGGGAAGGGCAACGAGCTGACTCACCGCGACGTGATCGAACTGATCTTGACAAAACAGGTGGCTCCGTAG
- a CDS encoding orc1/cdc6 family replication initiation protein, producing the protein MGIDDSDDSNRPGSPEEDVTAQTDLSSATDLGEADTSPATPVSESGHSAGQPEDDSPQSIEDMLLEFDEQQGLIRDRSLLDPNFVVEEDRIVGRDEQLQEVTKMLRVALGDNRPPNLFLYGPSGTGKSLITKAVCNNISRICDSRDIRFGTIEVNCQDLDTLGVAVYELAQQAADKAGVDVEVPKHGVATKEKWDELYRIVNTHFDSAVFVLDELDMLVGRRDKQEPAFSRLLYQLSRAGANDELTAYISVVAISNDTKMMESVGSRAVSSFTPEDVHFDDYDADQLQSILRRREDAFHDDVVDDDVIPLAAAFAAQTHGDARKAIDLMRVAGELAEREGDSRVQEEHVREAQAKVEKNRVLEVVRGISTQKKLCLYATAAFATQTTDGTARSTTGYRVYQYLTDAIDADQYHQETYVNKMKELTTYSLVDFERRSHGPSSGMFLEFQFAERPDTILETLREDSRIEMVSESEVESVVKAQIRNQT; encoded by the coding sequence ATGGGTATTGACGACTCCGATGATTCTAACAGACCGGGATCCCCGGAGGAGGACGTGACGGCTCAAACCGATCTTTCGAGCGCAACGGATCTTGGCGAAGCAGACACTTCCCCCGCAACACCCGTCTCTGAATCAGGTCACTCGGCTGGTCAGCCTGAGGACGACTCACCGCAGTCAATCGAGGATATGCTCCTCGAGTTCGACGAACAGCAGGGGCTAATCCGTGATCGGTCGCTACTCGATCCGAACTTCGTCGTTGAAGAGGATCGTATCGTCGGCCGTGACGAACAGCTCCAAGAGGTCACGAAGATGCTCCGGGTTGCGCTCGGTGACAACCGGCCACCAAATCTCTTTCTCTACGGGCCGTCCGGGACCGGAAAATCGCTCATCACGAAGGCAGTATGTAACAATATCAGCCGGATCTGTGACTCCCGTGATATTCGATTTGGTACAATTGAGGTGAACTGCCAAGACCTGGACACGCTCGGCGTCGCCGTGTACGAACTCGCACAACAGGCCGCCGATAAAGCCGGTGTCGATGTCGAGGTTCCGAAACACGGTGTCGCGACGAAAGAAAAATGGGACGAACTCTATCGGATCGTCAACACCCATTTCGACTCGGCCGTGTTCGTCCTCGACGAGCTAGACATGCTCGTTGGCCGGCGAGACAAACAAGAACCCGCGTTTTCGCGGCTGCTGTATCAGCTCTCGCGGGCCGGTGCCAACGACGAACTGACCGCGTACATCTCAGTCGTCGCGATCTCGAACGACACGAAGATGATGGAGTCTGTCGGGAGTCGAGCAGTCAGTTCGTTCACGCCCGAAGACGTCCACTTTGACGATTACGACGCTGATCAGCTTCAGTCGATCCTCCGACGTCGCGAAGATGCGTTCCACGACGATGTCGTCGACGACGACGTCATCCCGCTTGCTGCCGCGTTCGCAGCCCAAACCCACGGCGACGCACGAAAGGCGATCGACCTCATGCGTGTGGCCGGTGAACTCGCCGAACGTGAAGGCGACTCACGGGTCCAAGAAGAACACGTCCGAGAAGCACAAGCGAAGGTCGAAAAGAATCGCGTGTTAGAGGTTGTCCGTGGGATCAGCACCCAAAAGAAGCTCTGTTTGTACGCAACGGCTGCCTTCGCCACCCAAACGACCGATGGGACAGCGCGGAGTACGACCGGATACCGGGTATACCAGTATCTGACAGACGCGATTGACGCGGATCAGTACCACCAGGAGACGTACGTGAACAAGATGAAAGAGCTCACGACGTACTCGCTTGTCGACTTTGAACGTCGGAGCCATGGCCCTAGTTCGGGGATGTTCCTCGAATTCCAATTTGCTGAGCGGCCAGATACGATTCTGGAGACCCTCCGTGAAGACTCACGTATTGAGATGGTCTCTGAAAGTGAGGTCGAATCTGTCGTCAAAGCCCAGATCCGGAACCAAACGTAA
- a CDS encoding alpha/beta fold hydrolase, translated as MLVPDRPGYGRSSPWPDRSIRDAGEVVDTVLDDAGVQISGLIAFSGGSANALATASTHVDRLDRIDIVAGTTPPDISENTPPIQRFLTGTATKAQFVLRSLFRGQSWLTAHLDPAFVVDQYTTGDSAESVPDDVAEIVKADFLEAFARHRSGAVAELSNVGKNWRIDFKQIDIGTHFWHGEDDTNVPLEDVRSLEARLPNHSYTRFTTQTTSRHSWNVSLTSWRRINELVAQILPVTRERDTD; from the coding sequence ATGCTCGTACCAGACCGCCCTGGATACGGTCGCTCCTCGCCGTGGCCTGATCGCTCTATCCGTGATGCTGGGGAAGTCGTGGATACCGTCCTTGACGACGCTGGTGTACAGATTTCGGGGCTTATCGCCTTTTCTGGCGGCAGCGCGAACGCGCTCGCAACCGCATCGACACATGTGGATCGTCTCGATCGTATCGATATCGTCGCGGGTACAACACCGCCCGACATCAGTGAGAACACACCCCCGATACAGCGCTTTCTCACCGGCACGGCGACAAAGGCGCAGTTCGTCCTCCGCAGCCTGTTTCGAGGCCAGTCGTGGCTTACGGCTCACCTTGATCCGGCATTCGTCGTCGATCAGTACACCACAGGGGACAGCGCAGAGTCAGTTCCTGACGACGTCGCGGAAATCGTCAAGGCAGATTTCCTCGAAGCGTTCGCCCGTCATCGGAGTGGCGCGGTGGCCGAGCTCAGCAACGTCGGGAAGAACTGGAGGATCGACTTCAAGCAGATTGACATCGGGACTCATTTCTGGCACGGGGAAGACGACACTAACGTCCCACTCGAAGACGTTCGCAGTCTTGAAGCTCGGCTCCCGAACCACAGTTACACGAGATTCACGACACAGACCACCTCCAGACACTCGTGGAATGTGTCCCTGACATCTTGGAGGCGTATCAATGAATTGGTCGCACAGATCCTACCAGTTACACGAGAAAGAGACACGGATTGA